A window of Jannaschia sp. M317 contains these coding sequences:
- a CDS encoding NAD(P)/FAD-dependent oxidoreductase produces the protein MPFEPTTPHPRRIAVVGGGISGMAAAHLLSRDHSVTLIEAAPRLGGHARTILAGKRGDQPVDTGFIVFNKVNYPNLLTLFEDLDVPLALSDMSFAASLRGGAVEYSTQTLDTVFAQRSNLLSPRFLRMVRDIVTWNARAASSASDPDLPLSAFLDQLGLGQAFRDWYLGPISGAIWSTPSQDVMDFPAAAMVKFFANHHLLSNSGQHDWYTVQGGSVEYVTRLQARLERVGVDIRLGAPVAGIRREGGPAVRMQGGDWEHFDDVILATHSDDSLSLLSDPTPDETRLLSRIRYQPNVALTHSDASLMPRRQKCWASWNYAEPTGARPDRIGLTYWMNRLQPIPKDDPLFVTLNPQTPIREELIHDEKAFRHPVYDLSMMAAVEDLRGINGAGGTWFCGAWMHNGFHEDGFRSAVDVAQALNRRGTLPVAAE, from the coding sequence GTGCCTTTTGAACCGACAACGCCCCACCCCCGCCGGATTGCGGTGGTCGGCGGCGGCATCAGCGGCATGGCCGCTGCGCATCTGCTTTCACGCGACCATTCCGTGACCCTGATCGAGGCCGCGCCGCGCCTGGGCGGTCACGCCCGCACGATCCTGGCGGGCAAACGGGGCGATCAGCCGGTCGACACCGGCTTTATCGTCTTCAACAAGGTGAATTATCCGAACCTGCTGACCCTGTTCGAGGATCTGGACGTGCCGCTGGCCCTGTCGGACATGTCCTTTGCCGCGTCGCTGCGCGGCGGGGCCGTGGAATACAGCACGCAGACGCTGGACACGGTCTTTGCGCAACGGTCCAACCTGCTGTCGCCACGCTTTCTGCGGATGGTGCGGGACATCGTGACCTGGAATGCGCGCGCTGCGTCCTCTGCCAGCGACCCGGATCTGCCGCTGTCTGCCTTTCTGGATCAACTCGGCCTGGGGCAGGCTTTTCGCGACTGGTATCTGGGCCCGATTTCCGGGGCGATCTGGTCGACGCCGTCCCAGGACGTGATGGATTTTCCCGCCGCCGCGATGGTCAAGTTCTTTGCCAATCATCACCTTCTGTCCAATTCCGGCCAGCATGACTGGTACACGGTGCAGGGCGGATCGGTCGAATATGTGACGCGGCTGCAGGCCCGGCTGGAACGGGTCGGGGTCGACATCCGCCTGGGCGCGCCCGTGGCCGGCATCCGCCGCGAAGGCGGCCCGGCCGTGCGAATGCAGGGCGGCGATTGGGAACATTTCGACGACGTGATCCTGGCCACCCATTCCGACGACAGCCTGTCGCTGCTGTCAGATCCCACCCCGGATGAAACGCGCCTGTTGTCGCGCATCCGCTATCAGCCGAACGTGGCGCTCACCCATTCCGATGCCTCTCTGATGCCACGGCGGCAGAAATGCTGGGCGTCCTGGAACTATGCCGAACCCACGGGGGCCCGTCCCGACCGGATCGGCCTGACCTACTGGATGAACCGGCTGCAACCGATCCCCAAGGATGATCCGCTGTTCGTGACGCTTAACCCCCAGACCCCAATCCGGGAGGAGCTGATCCACGATGAGAAGGCGTTCCGCCATCCGGTCTACGACCTGTCGATGATGGCCGCGGTCGAGGACCTGCGCGGGATCAACGGGGCGGGTGGCACGTGGTTCTGCGGGGCCTGGATGCACAACGGCTTCCACGAAGACGGTTTCCGCAGCGCGGTGGATGTGGCCCAGGCCCTGAACCGGCGCGGCACCCTGCCCGTCGCGGCCGAGTGA
- a CDS encoding CreA family protein: protein MKHFAHATALAACLALPAAAEQVGEVGVDWVGNDIIIDAIQDPKVEGVTCHIAYFDRSLIDRLSQGNWFEDPSNASIACRQTGPIKVGDIDLSEDGEQVFRESRSIILKSLRIKRIFDEPNQTLIYLVHAQELTEGSAKMSISTVPLYGATLAD, encoded by the coding sequence ATGAAACACTTCGCACATGCCACGGCTCTTGCCGCCTGCCTCGCCCTGCCCGCCGCCGCTGAACAGGTGGGCGAGGTCGGGGTGGACTGGGTCGGCAACGACATCATCATCGACGCCATCCAGGACCCCAAGGTCGAAGGCGTCACCTGCCACATCGCCTATTTCGACCGCTCGCTGATTGACCGGCTGTCCCAGGGCAATTGGTTCGAGGACCCGTCCAACGCATCAATCGCCTGCCGCCAGACAGGCCCGATCAAGGTCGGGGACATCGACCTGTCCGAGGACGGTGAACAGGTGTTCCGCGAAAGCCGCTCGATCATTCTGAAATCGCTGCGGATCAAGCGCATCTTCGACGAACCGAACCAGACGCTGATCTACCTGGTTCACGCGCAGGAATTGACCGAAGGCTCGGCCAAGATGTCGATCTCGACCGTGCCACTTTATGGGGCGACGCTGGCCGATTGA
- a CDS encoding type III pantothenate kinase: MLLTIDCGNTNTVFGIWDGTDFVASWRRATNAQSTGDEYYTWLRTSMSLRNIDVVITDCIISSTVPRVVFNLRVLCDRYFDTRPLVVGKPDCHLPVDPRVDTGTTVGPDRLVNTAAGFDRHGGDLIVVDFGTATTFDVVDHDGAYVGGVIAPGVNLSLEALHMAAAALPHVDITQPQRVVGTNTVACMQSGIFWGYVGLIKEITTRIRAERARPMKIIATGGLAPLFQQAESLFDAFEEDLTMHGLTVIHTHNKD; this comes from the coding sequence ATGCTTCTGACCATAGACTGCGGCAACACCAACACCGTCTTCGGGATCTGGGACGGGACGGATTTCGTCGCGTCCTGGCGCCGCGCTACCAACGCGCAGAGCACCGGGGACGAATATTACACTTGGCTGCGCACCTCGATGAGCCTGCGCAACATCGATGTGGTCATCACGGACTGCATCATCTCGTCCACCGTTCCGCGCGTGGTGTTCAACCTGCGGGTGCTCTGTGACCGCTATTTCGACACACGCCCCCTTGTGGTGGGCAAACCGGATTGCCATCTGCCAGTCGATCCCCGCGTGGATACGGGCACCACGGTCGGACCGGACCGCCTGGTGAACACTGCCGCCGGTTTCGACCGGCATGGCGGGGATCTGATCGTTGTCGATTTCGGCACCGCCACCACCTTTGACGTCGTGGATCACGATGGGGCTTACGTCGGGGGGGTCATTGCACCCGGCGTCAACCTCAGTCTAGAGGCCCTGCACATGGCCGCCGCCGCCCTGCCGCATGTGGATATCACACAGCCGCAGCGCGTCGTTGGCACGAACACCGTCGCCTGCATGCAGTCGGGGATCTTCTGGGGCTATGTCGGCCTTATCAAAGAGATCACGACCCGCATCCGCGCTGAACGCGCGCGACCCATGAAGATTATCGCCACCGGGGGGCTTGCCCCGCTCTTTCAGCAGGCCGAAAGCCTGTTCGACGCATTCGAAGAAGATTTGACGATGCACGGGCTGACCGTCATCCATACGCACAACAAGGACTAA
- a CDS encoding MFS transporter, giving the protein MTGLPRYAGFAAVLAAAGLPIYIHAPKFYVDSYGVTLAQLSVVLFALRLIDVVQDPLLGRLAEVTRAHRAAMCAGAGAVMAVSMVALFAVPPLLPPVWWFALTLGGLFSGFSFLTICFYAQGVAKAEAMGDGHVRLATWRETGALSGVCLAAALPALLAGTGAPFTIYALIFAALTAAALWAMRPEWSAQAAGPAPSGLHAVLGDATARRLLLIALANATPVAVTSTLFLFFVEDRLGAPDIAGPLLLLFFLSAACAAPLWGRAATRWGTHRALLAGMALAIVTFGWALTLGTGDVLAFAVICAASGAAVGADLTLLPALFARRMAVIAPSAADGFGLWSFVNKATLAVAAIALFPALDRAGFAPGGDNADGALTMLTFLYAGLPLILKALAALLLVRLNMTETDDA; this is encoded by the coding sequence CTGACCGGCCTGCCGCGCTATGCGGGTTTTGCCGCGGTGCTGGCGGCGGCTGGCCTGCCGATCTACATCCATGCGCCGAAGTTCTATGTCGACAGCTACGGCGTCACCCTGGCGCAGCTGTCCGTGGTTCTGTTTGCCCTGCGGCTGATCGACGTTGTGCAGGACCCCCTGCTGGGCCGTCTGGCCGAAGTCACCCGCGCCCACCGCGCTGCGATGTGCGCCGGGGCCGGGGCGGTCATGGCCGTGTCGATGGTGGCGTTGTTCGCCGTGCCGCCGCTGCTGCCGCCGGTCTGGTGGTTCGCCCTGACACTGGGCGGGTTGTTCAGCGGGTTCAGCTTTCTGACGATCTGCTTTTACGCTCAGGGCGTGGCCAAGGCCGAGGCGATGGGCGACGGCCACGTCCGTCTGGCCACCTGGCGCGAAACGGGGGCCCTGTCGGGGGTATGCCTGGCCGCCGCCCTGCCCGCCCTGCTGGCCGGCACCGGCGCGCCGTTCACGATCTATGCGCTGATCTTTGCCGCGCTGACGGCTGCGGCGCTTTGGGCGATGCGGCCTGAATGGTCCGCGCAGGCTGCGGGACCGGCCCCCAGTGGATTGCACGCCGTTCTGGGAGATGCGACCGCGCGCCGCCTGTTGCTGATCGCGCTGGCCAATGCGACGCCGGTGGCGGTCACCTCGACCTTGTTCCTGTTCTTCGTCGAGGATCGCCTTGGCGCACCTGACATCGCAGGCCCGCTGCTCCTGCTGTTTTTTCTGTCGGCGGCCTGCGCCGCGCCGCTTTGGGGGCGGGCCGCCACCCGCTGGGGCACGCATCGGGCCTTGTTGGCGGGCATGGCTTTGGCGATCGTGACCTTCGGCTGGGCGCTGACGTTGGGCACCGGCGACGTGTTGGCCTTTGCCGTGATCTGCGCGGCCTCCGGTGCGGCGGTCGGGGCGGATCTGACGCTGCTCCCCGCGCTGTTCGCACGGCGCATGGCGGTGATCGCGCCCTCGGCGGCGGACGGCTTCGGCCTCTGGTCGTTTGTCAACAAGGCGACGCTGGCGGTCGCGGCCATTGCGCTTTTCCCGGCGCTGGATCGCGCGGGCTTCGCACCCGGTGGCGACAATGCAGATGGGGCGCTGACGATGCTGACGTTCCTCTATGCCGGGCTACCTTTGATCCTGAAGGCGCTGGCGGCCCTGCTGCTGGTGCGATTGAACATGACGGAGACGGATGATGCGTGA
- a CDS encoding SDR family oxidoreductase, whose translation MRDWRGKRYWLIGASDGLGAALARKLSACGAEVILSARSEDKLQQVADGLPGRSEVVACDVSDRDSVAEAAARIGHIDGMVFLAGVYWPLKAQEWDAQKIEAMCDVNFTGAARAVGAVIGDMVARDAGHIVLTGSLSGFRGLPGASGYGASKAGVMWLAEGMYADLRHTGVQVQVANPGFIKTRLTDKNDFDMPFLMEPDQAAQEMFELMNSDGFKRSFPTVFSWLFRGGQFLPDWLWYGLFARKG comes from the coding sequence ATGCGTGACTGGCGCGGCAAGCGATACTGGCTGATCGGGGCCTCGGACGGGCTGGGGGCGGCGCTGGCGCGAAAACTGTCGGCTTGCGGGGCCGAGGTGATCCTGTCTGCCCGCTCTGAAGACAAGCTACAGCAGGTCGCGGACGGCCTGCCGGGCCGGTCCGAGGTGGTGGCCTGCGACGTCTCTGACAGGGACAGCGTTGCCGAAGCGGCGGCGCGGATCGGGCATATTGACGGCATGGTGTTCCTGGCGGGCGTCTATTGGCCGCTCAAGGCGCAGGAATGGGACGCGCAGAAGATCGAGGCGATGTGCGACGTCAACTTCACCGGGGCTGCCCGCGCGGTGGGCGCGGTGATCGGCGACATGGTGGCACGCGACGCGGGGCATATCGTACTGACCGGGTCGCTGTCGGGGTTTCGTGGGTTGCCTGGGGCCTCGGGCTATGGCGCATCCAAGGCTGGCGTCATGTGGCTGGCCGAAGGGATGTATGCCGACCTGCGCCACACCGGTGTGCAGGTGCAGGTCGCCAACCCCGGTTTCATCAAGACCCGGCTGACGGACAAGAACGACTTCGACATGCCGTTCCTGATGGAACCGGACCAGGCCGCGCAGGAGATGTTCGAGCTGATGAATTCCGACGGCTTCAAGCGCAGCTTTCCGACGGTGTTTTCCTGGCTGTTCCGGGGCGGGCAATTCCTGCCGGACTGGCTGTGGTACGGGCTGTTCGCGCGCAAGGGCTGA
- the fdhF gene encoding formate dehydrogenase subunit alpha encodes MAETIRFTLDGTPVEAQPGETIWEVAHGRGLKIPHLCHKPAPGYRPDGNCRACMVEIEGERVLAASCIREPAPGMVVTTDSARAKGARRMVMEMLVADQPEREVAHDRASHLWDMAESQGVTTSRLPVLEAGRIPLLDDSHVAMRVNLDACIQCGLCVRACREVQVNDVIGMAGRGHDAYPVFDFDDPMGDSTCVACGECVQACPTGALMPATMVDADQVGDSSDWDSETKSICPFCGVGCQVSLKVKGDRIVKVDGINGPANEGRLCVKGRFGFDYIHHPHRLTKPLIRRDDAPAKGLNVDPGDWSTVFREATWDEALEVAASGLKGRRRQVAGFGSAKCSNEEAYLFQKFIRQGFGHNNVDHCTRLCHASSVAALIENVGSGAVTATFNEIENADVAIVIGANPVENHPVAATYFKQFTKRGGKLIVMDPRGQALKRHAAHMLQFRPGADVALLNSIMHVISQEGLVDRQYIEAMTENWEAERAHLEGFAPEKMADLTGIDADTIRAVARTFAGAKSAMIFWGMGVSQHIHGTDNSRCLISLALMTGQVGRPGAGLHPLRGQNNVQGASDAGLIPMFLPDYASVLSDEVRAKYAGLWGDEPLAEKGLTVTEILDAVHAGDIRAMYILGENPAMSDPDVDHARAGLASLDHLVVQDIFLTETANYADVILPASAFAEKTGTVTNTNRQVQMGRPAVPPPGEAREDWWIVTELARRCGLDWRYDHPSQVFAEMKQVMGSLDNITWDRLSAEGAVTYPSLSPTDPGQSIVFSDGFPRPEGRARFTPASVIPPDETPDADYPMILTTGRQLEHWHTGSMTRRSAVLDAVEPEANCSLHPSTLRKLGVAPGGWVRLTTRRGSVTLMARADRAVAPDMVFLPFAFVEAAANLLTNAALDPFGKIPEFKFSAVRAEAVEQVAAE; translated from the coding sequence ATGGCCGAGACCATCCGCTTCACGCTCGACGGCACCCCCGTCGAAGCGCAACCCGGAGAAACCATCTGGGAGGTGGCGCACGGCCGCGGCCTGAAGATCCCGCACCTGTGTCACAAGCCGGCGCCCGGCTACCGCCCCGATGGCAACTGCCGGGCCTGCATGGTGGAGATCGAGGGCGAGCGGGTGCTGGCCGCCTCCTGCATCCGCGAACCCGCCCCCGGCATGGTCGTCACCACCGACAGCGCGCGGGCCAAGGGTGCCCGCCGGATGGTGATGGAAATGCTGGTCGCCGATCAACCGGAACGAGAGGTCGCGCACGACCGCGCCTCGCACCTGTGGGACATGGCCGAAAGCCAGGGCGTCACGACAAGCCGCCTGCCGGTTCTGGAGGCGGGGCGCATTCCCCTGCTGGACGACAGCCACGTGGCCATGCGCGTGAACCTGGACGCCTGCATCCAATGTGGCCTTTGCGTGCGCGCCTGCCGCGAGGTGCAGGTCAACGACGTCATCGGCATGGCCGGGCGCGGGCACGACGCCTATCCGGTCTTCGACTTCGACGATCCGATGGGTGACAGCACCTGCGTGGCCTGTGGCGAATGCGTACAGGCCTGCCCGACCGGTGCTTTGATGCCCGCGACGATGGTGGATGCGGATCAGGTCGGCGACAGTTCCGACTGGGACAGCGAGACGAAATCGATCTGCCCGTTCTGCGGCGTTGGGTGCCAGGTCTCTCTCAAGGTCAAGGGCGACCGGATCGTCAAGGTCGACGGTATCAACGGCCCCGCGAACGAGGGGCGGCTTTGCGTCAAGGGGCGCTTTGGCTTTGACTACATCCACCATCCCCACCGTTTGACCAAACCACTGATCCGCCGCGACGACGCCCCCGCCAAAGGGCTGAACGTCGATCCGGGCGATTGGTCCACCGTCTTCCGCGAGGCGACCTGGGACGAGGCGCTGGAGGTGGCGGCCAGCGGCCTGAAAGGGCGCAGGCGGCAGGTCGCGGGCTTCGGCTCGGCCAAATGTTCCAACGAAGAGGCCTATCTGTTCCAGAAGTTCATCCGGCAGGGCTTTGGCCATAACAACGTCGACCACTGCACGCGGCTCTGCCATGCGTCTTCGGTTGCGGCGCTGATCGAAAACGTCGGCTCGGGGGCCGTGACGGCCACCTTCAACGAGATCGAGAACGCCGACGTGGCCATCGTGATCGGTGCGAACCCGGTCGAAAATCACCCTGTTGCGGCGACCTACTTCAAGCAGTTCACCAAGCGCGGCGGCAAGCTGATCGTTATGGATCCGCGCGGTCAGGCATTGAAACGGCACGCGGCGCATATGCTGCAATTCCGGCCGGGCGCGGATGTCGCGCTGCTGAACTCGATCATGCACGTGATCTCGCAGGAAGGACTGGTCGACCGGCAGTACATCGAGGCCATGACCGAGAACTGGGAGGCGGAGCGCGCCCATCTGGAGGGGTTCGCCCCCGAGAAGATGGCCGACCTGACCGGCATCGACGCCGACACCATCCGGGCCGTCGCGCGAACCTTTGCCGGGGCGAAATCGGCGATGATTTTCTGGGGCATGGGCGTGTCGCAGCACATCCATGGCACCGACAATTCCCGCTGTCTGATCAGCCTTGCGCTGATGACCGGTCAGGTCGGGCGCCCCGGTGCGGGGCTGCATCCGTTGCGCGGGCAGAACAACGTGCAAGGCGCGTCCGACGCGGGGCTGATCCCGATGTTCCTGCCGGACTACGCCTCGGTCCTGTCGGACGAGGTGCGGGCGAAATACGCGGGCCTCTGGGGTGATGAGCCGCTGGCCGAAAAGGGCCTGACCGTGACCGAGATTCTGGATGCCGTCCACGCAGGCGACATTCGCGCGATGTACATTCTGGGGGAAAACCCCGCCATGTCCGACCCGGATGTGGACCACGCGCGCGCAGGCCTCGCCTCGCTCGATCATCTGGTTGTGCAGGATATCTTCCTGACGGAAACCGCAAACTATGCCGATGTGATCCTGCCCGCCTCGGCCTTTGCCGAAAAGACGGGGACCGTGACCAACACCAACCGCCAGGTCCAGATGGGCCGCCCCGCCGTGCCGCCCCCGGGCGAAGCGCGCGAGGATTGGTGGATCGTGACCGAGCTGGCGCGCCGTTGCGGGCTGGACTGGCGCTATGACCACCCGTCCCAGGTCTTTGCCGAAATGAAGCAGGTGATGGGCTCGCTCGACAACATTACCTGGGACAGGCTCAGCGCCGAGGGGGCGGTGACCTATCCATCGCTGTCGCCCACCGATCCCGGTCAGTCGATCGTCTTCAGCGATGGGTTCCCCCGCCCCGAAGGCCGCGCCAGATTCACGCCTGCCAGCGTGATCCCGCCCGACGAAACCCCGGACGCCGACTATCCGATGATCCTGACCACCGGGCGCCAGTTGGAACATTGGCACACCGGATCGATGACCCGGCGTTCTGCCGTTCTGGACGCGGTGGAGCCGGAGGCGAACTGCTCGCTGCATCCGTCCACCCTACGCAAGCTGGGCGTTGCACCGGGCGGCTGGGTCCGGTTGACGACAAGGCGCGGCAGCGTGACCCTGATGGCGCGGGCGGACAGGGCGGTGGCACCCGACATGGTGTTCCTGCCCTTCGCCTTCGTCGAGGCGGCGGCGAACCTGTTGACCAACGCGGCGCTGGATCCGTTCGGCAAGATTCCCGAATTCAAGTTTTCCGCCGTCCGCGCCGAAGCTGTCGAACAGGTTGCAGCAGAATAG
- a CDS encoding DUF1365 domain-containing protein gives MTLAQHIPAQTFHGRAGEGVTNAFRYGIDYVLIDAERPAPLPRLFRRNGRGLVALNDRDHGGAPGQGRGAPWARAVLAAHQITVADGPLLLLAQPRVLGHVFNPVSFWLCHDQGGALRAVIAEVTNTYGDRHSYLCHTPDLTPITRDMRLCAQKIFHVSPFQPVDGSYTFRFDISAARIGIWIDYTGDHGRLLATLTGPRQPLTNRGLLRAALRRPMGTRRVLALIHWQALKLWWKGARFRNRPKPPASEVSR, from the coding sequence GTGACCCTGGCCCAGCATATCCCCGCGCAGACCTTTCATGGGCGCGCGGGTGAGGGCGTGACGAACGCCTTTCGCTACGGCATCGACTACGTGCTGATCGATGCGGAACGGCCCGCCCCCCTGCCCCGCCTGTTCCGGCGCAATGGGCGCGGGCTGGTCGCTTTGAACGATCGCGACCATGGCGGCGCGCCGGGTCAGGGGCGCGGGGCACCCTGGGCGCGGGCGGTTCTGGCGGCGCATCAGATCACCGTGGCGGACGGGCCGCTTCTGCTGTTGGCGCAGCCGAGGGTGCTGGGCCATGTCTTCAACCCGGTCAGTTTCTGGCTGTGCCATGATCAAGGCGGCGCGCTGCGTGCCGTCATCGCAGAGGTCACAAACACCTACGGCGATCGCCATTCCTATCTGTGCCACACCCCCGACCTGACCCCAATCACACGAGACATGCGACTTTGCGCGCAGAAGATCTTTCACGTCTCGCCGTTCCAGCCGGTCGACGGCAGTTATACCTTTCGCTTTGACATCTCTGCGGCCCGGATCGGCATCTGGATCGATTACACCGGCGACCATGGCCGCCTTTTGGCCACGCTGACCGGTCCGCGCCAACCATTGACCAATCGCGGATTGCTGCGCGCGGCGCTGCGCCGACCGATGGGCACGCGACGGGTTCTGGCGTTGATCCACTGGCAGGCGCTGAAGCTTTGGTGGAAGGGGGCCAGGTTTCGCAACCGGCCCAAGCCGCCCGCCTCCGAGGTGTCCCGCTGA
- a CDS encoding ribonuclease J: MARDRLIYLPLGGAGEIGMNAYVYGYGPEGKERLILVDLGIAFPDMDTTPGVDVIVPDITWLTDRLDRLEGVFITHAHEDHVGGVGHLFPQLKTRIHARKFTANLARRKLTEKGQDPKMVITAEPFPAMIEAGPFKVGFLPVSHSIPESAGLVIDTPAGRVIHTGDFKIDHSPVVGEAFDEALWSEASKDGVRALVCDSTNVFSKHPGRSEAEVKPNLVPLVQQAKGMFVATTFASNVARLKSLADAGVAAGRSICLMGRAMRRMTEAAMEEGLLTDFPKTISPEDAASIPRENLMLIVTGSQGERRAASAQLSRGKYFGMELKEGDTFLFSSKTIPGNEKEVARIMNNLSEMGVDVVTDADGLYHVSGHANRPDLAAVHNIVQPQVVIPMHGEHRHLREHAKLAESLGRIGIVAPNGTMVSLSGNKPEVVDFVETGRTYVDGSALVGQFDGVVRDRIRMALNGHAVVAVMVDDDDEVLEDTWVELRGLPDAAGNGAPLADLMETHLAGQLARVDTRTAGDDEKLETLIVKGVRKIAQDEVGKRPEVTVLITRLAAE, from the coding sequence ATGGCACGCGACAGGCTCATCTACCTTCCCCTGGGGGGGGCGGGCGAAATCGGCATGAATGCCTATGTCTACGGCTACGGACCCGAGGGAAAGGAACGTCTGATCCTGGTGGATCTGGGCATCGCCTTTCCGGACATGGACACCACACCCGGCGTGGACGTCATCGTCCCCGACATCACCTGGCTGACTGACCGGCTGGACCGGCTGGAAGGGGTGTTCATCACCCACGCCCACGAAGATCACGTGGGCGGCGTGGGCCACCTGTTCCCGCAGCTCAAGACCAGGATCCACGCGCGCAAGTTCACCGCCAACCTGGCGCGCCGCAAGCTGACCGAAAAGGGGCAGGACCCCAAGATGGTCATCACGGCGGAACCTTTTCCCGCGATGATCGAGGCCGGGCCGTTCAAGGTGGGTTTCCTGCCGGTGTCGCATTCGATCCCCGAAAGCGCGGGCCTTGTGATCGACACACCTGCGGGTCGCGTCATTCACACCGGCGATTTCAAGATCGACCATTCCCCCGTCGTCGGCGAGGCCTTTGACGAGGCGCTCTGGTCGGAGGCGTCCAAGGATGGCGTGCGTGCTCTGGTCTGCGATTCGACGAACGTGTTCAGCAAGCACCCCGGCCGGTCCGAAGCCGAGGTGAAGCCGAACCTGGTGCCGTTGGTCCAGCAGGCCAAGGGAATGTTCGTGGCCACCACATTCGCGTCCAACGTGGCCCGGCTGAAATCGCTGGCCGATGCCGGCGTCGCGGCGGGCCGGTCCATCTGCTTGATGGGGCGCGCCATGCGCCGCATGACCGAAGCCGCGATGGAGGAGGGGCTGCTGACTGACTTCCCCAAGACCATCAGCCCCGAAGATGCCGCCAGCATTCCGCGCGAGAACCTGATGCTGATCGTCACCGGGTCGCAGGGCGAGCGGCGGGCCGCCTCGGCGCAACTGTCACGTGGCAAGTATTTCGGGATGGAGCTGAAGGAAGGCGACACCTTCCTGTTTTCGTCAAAGACGATTCCGGGCAACGAAAAGGAAGTCGCCCGCATCATGAACAACCTGTCGGAAATGGGTGTGGACGTGGTGACGGATGCCGACGGTCTGTATCACGTATCCGGTCATGCCAACCGCCCGGACCTGGCCGCGGTGCACAACATCGTCCAGCCACAGGTCGTGATCCCGATGCACGGCGAGCATCGGCACCTGCGCGAACATGCCAAGCTTGCGGAATCGCTGGGCCGGATCGGGATCGTCGCGCCAAACGGCACGATGGTATCGCTTTCGGGAAACAAGCCGGAGGTGGTCGACTTCGTCGAGACAGGGCGCACCTATGTCGACGGCTCCGCGTTGGTCGGACAGTTCGACGGCGTGGTCCGGGACCGGATTCGCATGGCGTTGAACGGCCATGCGGTTGTCGCGGTCATGGTGGATGACGACGACGAAGTGTTGGAGGATACCTGGGTAGAGCTGCGCGGCTTGCCCGACGCAGCAGGCAATGGTGCGCCCCTGGCCGATCTGATGGAAACCCATCTGGCCGGGCAGTTGGCCCGCGTCGATACCCGCACGGCCGGGGACGACGAAAAGCTGGAGACCCTGATCGTCAAAGGCGTCCGCAAGATCGCACAGGACGAGGTCGGCAAACGGCCCGAAGTCACGGTGCTGATCACCCGTTTGGCTGCGGAATAG
- a CDS encoding biotin--[acetyl-CoA-carboxylase] ligase, with amino-acid sequence MAAWPEGLDRVVLATVDSTSAEAARRASVVPTWYLGLEQTAAKGRRGRDWSMPAGNFAASLAWRPGGDPAALALRSFAASLALHDVLTDLGVMGLSLKWPNDVLLNGGKLAGILLESPTPGLLVLGIGINLIAAPTPDQVEPGAFAPVSLLEATGLRVTPEAMLDALAPAFARREAQLATWGFAPIRTDWMKHAARLGQPITARTVTETTTGTFEDVDADGRLILRTPDGPRKITAGDVFFGGT; translated from the coding sequence TTGGCAGCCTGGCCGGAGGGTCTGGACCGGGTCGTCCTGGCGACCGTCGACAGCACTTCGGCCGAGGCGGCGCGGCGCGCATCCGTGGTGCCGACATGGTACCTCGGGCTGGAGCAGACCGCAGCCAAGGGGCGCCGGGGCCGCGACTGGTCCATGCCCGCAGGCAACTTTGCCGCATCCCTCGCCTGGCGTCCGGGCGGGGACCCGGCTGCCCTGGCGCTGCGCAGCTTTGCGGCCTCGCTGGCGTTGCATGATGTGCTGACCGATCTGGGCGTGATGGGCCTGTCGCTGAAATGGCCCAACGACGTCCTTTTGAATGGCGGCAAACTGGCGGGTATCCTGCTGGAGAGCCCCACCCCCGGCCTGCTGGTTCTGGGCATCGGCATCAATCTCATCGCGGCCCCCACCCCTGACCAGGTAGAGCCGGGTGCCTTCGCCCCCGTCTCCCTGCTGGAGGCGACGGGCCTGCGCGTCACGCCCGAAGCAATGCTGGACGCGCTGGCCCCCGCATTCGCCCGACGCGAGGCGCAGCTGGCGACCTGGGGTTTTGCGCCGATCCGCACCGACTGGATGAAACACGCCGCCCGTCTGGGCCAGCCGATCACCGCGCGCACCGTGACCGAGACGACCACGGGGACGTTCGAGGATGTGGATGCCGACGGGCGCCTGATCCTGCGGACACCGGATGGTCCGCGCAAGATCACCGCCGGCGACGTCTTTTTCGGAGGGACCTGA